Genomic DNA from Theobroma cacao cultivar B97-61/B2 chromosome 3, Criollo_cocoa_genome_V2, whole genome shotgun sequence:
TCAGCTGTTTCATCAAACTGAAGAATTGCGGGATGGCGCTATCTTGGAAGTCATTTCCACTCAAGTCCAGGTACTTCAAATATCTCAACTCAGTAATATAAGAATTTACCTCACGGGCCCGTAAGGAACTTCCGTTATCAAGCCATGACGTTGACCCTGCTCTGAGGTTAAGCTTGACAACATGCCCATTGTTTTCGTCGCAGCTTACTCCTTTCCACATGCAACAGTTTTTGCCTTTCCAAGAAGATAGGCAATGGGAAGAGTCTGAGAAACTCTGTTTCAGTTTTAGGAGAGCTTGCCTTTCGCTTTGTATGCAACTGAAGCTTGCATTTTGGCATGAACAGAGCAGTGCGATTTCAGTGAACAAGGTAAGCAGTAGGAGCATAGCATTGAAAAGTTTATCCATGCTTGAGAAGTGATTATCAGAGAGAGAAAGCCTAGCATTGAAAGTTTTATCCATGCTTAAATGATAGGTGAACTTAAAATACatcaaaaagagagagaagaggcACCATGTTGCTCAGAAATTACTCAGTAGACCAGACCAGGCACGATGTTGCTCAGAAATTACTCAGCAGACCAGACCATCATCACATTCCATCGTTATAAATTTAGTGGGCCTTGACTTCCTAAGCGAACAAATTAGGCTCATTAACTGCAGCACGCGGCAAGTGGGGTCAGGTCAGCAAACTAGGATGGACCAAGTAGGTTGAATAAACTAGTGAAATCTTACAAAcccaaaattaatttgatttcgCACTAAAACATCTATTTTTATACTATAAGATTTAATCTTGactgttaaaaatttaagaagaggagatttttttttcccatagTTGCTTTGGATTGTGCTGGTTGATGCTTACACTTTCTTATCAACCTTTTCATTACTTTGGTTGGCATTTTCGTGGGAGTTTATTTTGGTCCCCTCTGAATTCAAGATTCTAACTATACAAAAATGACGACGATTAAATTCTTACTATGTTTGTTTGCAACATCTCCCCTAGTTGGCACTAGGAAATTGGACATTTAGTTTGACTCCGCTGTTGCAATTTCTTAGATGCTACGTTCTGATAGTAGACCATGGGACAAATGGCACCGCTTTAATGAGAACAATCGGCGATATTGCTATCATCCACACTCTACAAGTAGGAAATTCCTTTGCGGACGAGCTTGCCAAATACGGAGTTGACATAGACTCTATGTTCTTTGCATAGTGTTGCTCCTTGCTTTTGGATGGTCTCCTCGGCTCCGCCATATTTGAAGCAGGATTGTGTTTTCCTTGctatattttatgtggtggcaCTGGCATATTTATTCCAAAAGCGACAAGGTGATCTCAGATGTACGAATCTTGACGGATAACGCTCAGCCGTGCCCTTACACTGTATTCTTCAGTAACTACTTTCaactgagaaaaaaaaatttctgttGACATGGTTTTTATGGTTTGAATGGAGAGAATATTATGAtccaaacttttttttttaaatgtctattaaaataaaactaagtttctttttctctaaagCTTTAATTATTTTGGGAAAAGCTTGATTacatttttcatctctttaAATGAGTATGCTGAGCTTTTGAGTTTTGGGATTGAAGCACACCAGTAACTTAGGAAAGCTGTTGAATTGTGTTCAAAAACCAAAGCTTGTCTAGGGAATTGAAGGCTAGGATTCATTGCAGAATAAAAAACATGaacaaaaatgagaaagaaagatcCCCCatcctccttttcttttcttttcctttttggctaggaaaaagaaatacgGTTACCATGCAATGAAGACAATTTTGCTTTTCTGGCAGTTCTCATGAGTAatgaaatcaaaatcaaagacAGATTTATAGTGCAAATTAGCTAAATTCTTGCAACACTAATCccagaaatttctttttattcatACACGAAAGAAATTTCTGGAGATCCAAGGAACTCATGTGACATCAGCATTATGTTTGTGCATCAGTGTTACCAAGGACAAGTAATAAAAACTGAATGCCACTTATCAAATTGAAATCCATCATAACGCATTTATTACTCAACAGGGAACAAAGTTAGAATACTAAAAACGATACTACTAGATTGAGATTCTAAGTGCAAAGTGAAATTCTTGCAACATGAgggcaattttttttaaatacctGATAATCATTGCTCTTTTCACTCATCTGTGCGGTTTCCCTTGATCATGTTTCTGACGCTTGCAATCTTTAATGTTACATGGACAAGTACCCAATCTTTGGACCTGTCTACCAACAGGAAATAGGCATGTCTCCAACTTTTCTTGAATATTAAGACCCCAACAACTCCCCAGAACCCAGTTGCGAAGCCAGACATTATGACAATGAAAAACCACATCTTCTCAGCAGGGTTGTCTCTACCGTTGTCGTTGTTGCCTTGATGAGGCTCATCATCCAAGCATTTCTTTAGTAGTGGAGGGCCACAGAGCAGAGGGTTACCAGCATAAATGGATGGATCATCAAGAGTTTGGAGCTGATTGCCATTTGGAATTTGTCCTGAGAAGTTGTTGTATGACACGTTGAGGTGACTTAGTTTGGTCAGAGTTGACATACTACTTGGAATCACGCCAGAAAGTTCATTTACTGACAAGTCAAGAGATTCTAACATCCCAAGTTCTCCTATCTTCTTGGGTATCGTTCCTGACAACTGGTTATGAGACAAATTCAGACCAATTAACCCTGTCAGGAAAGTTAGCTCTTGAGGGATTTGTCCCTTCAGTTTATTCCTTGAGAGGTCCAAATAAACCAATAGCGACAACGTTGACGTGTATTCAAGGAATCTTCCTTTCATGACCTCTGTTAAGTGCTCATCCTCCCAATACATCAAGTATTTGTAGGGTTCTAACGGTATGATATCTCCCTCGCCGTGAAGTACCATGCCAGTGAAGTTGCCAAAGCAATGAGGTATCCGCCcttttatattgttttctgCAAGATCAAGGATATGCAAATCAGCGGAGAGTTGGCAGAGTTGCGACGGGATACTGCCTTTGAGTTTATTTCCTCGTAGTCTGAGAATTGTCAGGAACCGAAAGCTCTCCCCAATCCATTTAGGTACATTTCCAGATAATGCATTCTCACCAACATCCAACAGTCTAAGAGATGTGCAACTTTTTAAGTCCAACGGCAGCTCTCCGTTGAGATTATTGTTGCTCAAGTCCAACCATCGCAGTGAATCAAGATGCCCAATAGAGCTCGGGATAACACCTGAGAGCTTGTTGGATGATAGATCTAAAACTTCTATAACATGATGATCTCTCCAGCAGTTAGGAATATTTCCAGACAAGCTATTTTTCGAGAGTTCTAGAACTACCAGAGTTTTAATACGGCACAACGAGTTAGGAATTGGACCGTTCATAAGGTTGTCGGAAAGAATCAAATACCTCAATTGAGGCAACATATCACCAATAATTTCGGGAAGCGACCCGGAGATCCAGTTACTGGAGAGATCGACGCGCTTCAAGTTGGAAGGAAAGTTTGGAAGGGTCCCATTAATCTGGTTGTGGGAGAGGTCCAGTTCATAGAGATTCATGTCCATTATCCAATTTGGCAGGGTGCCCGAGATGCTTGTATTGGAAAGAACTAGTGTAATGGCTTTCAATTGTGTTTGAAGCCATTGAGGAAACTCTGTTCCAAATTTGCAAGACTCCATTTCAATGTATTCCAGTTGAAAAGGAGGGACCCAGTTGGATTTTATCGTGATAGTCAAACTGTTGGAGCTGATGGACAACACTTTTAACTTTGAGAGTGCGGCTAAGTGTACTTCGGAAATGGCACCTTCCAATGAATTGTGAGAAAGATCTATAGTCTCGAGGTTGGAAAGTTGCCCGAGACTTTCTGGGATGCTCCCATTCAATTGATTGCCAGAAAGATCAAGGTATTTTAGGTTTTTTAGCATCCCCAGCCAGTCTGGAATATGGCCACCAATCCCCAGCCAATCGGGTATTTGGCCACCAGTCCTACCAGAACCTAAATCCAAAGTCTCTAAATCATGTCCAGCACATCCAGATAAATTCCGGTATTTTCCAATTTTCTCACCCTGAAATTGGTTAAATGACAAATCTAATGATTTTAAGTAGCACATATTCCCTAAGATCGATATCAACCCATTCTCAATGCTACTAAAATCATTACCTGCAAGATTGAGATGCACAAGGCTTTTAAGGTTATCAAAGCTGCTCTGGATTGAACAACTAAAAAGGTTAAGGCTAAGATCAAGGACTCTCAGAGAAGTCATGTTTTGAAGCATAATAGGTACTGGACAGGTAAAATGGTTATTTCCAAGATCTAGATGCCGAATCCTATGAAATGTAGAATTAATAGGATGCCGAGACAAATGGGAATTATTGAGCCCACACAGTGATAGATGTAAAGATAACAAGGACGGAAGCATGTTGAGTACCGGAGAGAAGTCTGGTGCCTCACCAAGGTATACACCTGCCATCCCAAGATGCCGCAAAGATGACAGATTAGAAATCCATTGTACGTCATCAACCCTCAAGGCCCACGGTCCTTGATCATGACTAACATCAAGAACACGTAAACCAGTAAGGTTTCCAAGATTATTTGGAACACTTCCATTGAATCGAGCATTGGAGATATTAAGGTATCTCAGCTGTCTCATCAAACTGAAAAAGTGCGGGATGGCGCTGTATTGGAAATCATTTCCACTCAAATCCAGGTGTTCTAAATACCTTAACTCGAGCAAACAAGAATTTACCTCACGAGCAACTAAGGAACTCTCCTCACTAAATTTCCCCAAAACAGTCTCGCCACTAAACCGTGACGTTGCTCTGAGATTAAGCTTGACAACATGCCCATTGATTTCATCGCAGCTTACTCCTTTCCATGTGCAACAGTTTTTGCCTTTCCAAGAAGATAGGCGATGGAAAGGATCTTCAAAACTTTGTTTCAGCGTCAAAAGAGTTTGTCTTTCTCCTTCTATGCAACTGATGAAGCTTGAATTTTGGCATGAACAGAAGGGTGCGATTTCAATGCACAAGGTAAGCACAATGAGAACAAGATTGAAAAGTTTACCCATATTTGAAAAGTGATTCTAAAAAAATGCACCATTGCCCGCAGAGTGTGAGATAGAAACTAAGAGAACTGCAACATGCATGTTGCCAGGAAATTACTTGTAGGCCAGGCCATCGTATTCTATCTTTGGCGCCTATATGTTGGCTTTGACTCATAAAGCTTGACTCAGAAAAGTGAGGTTAGGTGGTGGAAAAGCAAATCAGGAAGGACCAAATGTAGTTCAATGAACTTAATgctagaaaattcaacaatAATTTGCTTTCTGCAATGGAAATTTCGTTTCCATCTGCAGGACAGGTTCGAGGAAATGAAGCATATCTAATTACTACCGTGTTGTTCGGTTGTCACACTCCTTTACTCTACTCTCTAATCAGTTTTTCTACACTATTTCGGCCGACATTGTAGTTGTTATTGTTTTGGtgaataatattataattcaaacATGAGGCCTTTATCTTAATTATCACTCAAAACTTAGTAAACCCATCATTGTAAATGAGGTTACTAACTCCAGATCCTTACTTCAAAGAAATAATATCACAATAAACTATTCATATATCTAAGATGAAATGGAGATGATTGAAAAAGTGTTTAGCATAAGAGGTATGGATAATATTAGTACATTCAAACTACACAGTCAAATTGTAAAACCCACACagcaaaaaatgaaaatgtttaagaggaaaatttcttaaaagtaCAAATAATAAACAATGCTCACAAAACGTAATGCTTAGGACAGGGTGAATGTTTGGAGAATAGAAACGCAGGAGTAGCGTTCACAGCGCCCGGCCTTTTATAATGTCAAAGCTCATTTCACTAGGATCTGTTGCCTGCAACTCCACTTGAATGCCATCCAATTCCCTCTTGAATCTGTCTTTAGAGCTGGCATACACCATCTTACTTCTCACCTTTGATGTATCGGGAGACCTACAAAAAAACATGTacaaaaatgagaaagaaagaccCCCCCACCCCCCtacctttgtttttcttcttgtctttttttttgctgggaaaaaagaaattaatgcGGTTACCATgcaatgaagaaaattttgcTTTTCTGACAGTTCTCACTAGTAatgaaatcaaaatcaaagacAGCATAGCGGCACTCATCGGCAGGCAGAGAagcttggaaatcatcatagGTCTCTTGAGGGCTGCCGACCTTGTCTACCACCACCTGTTGGTCCTGAATCTTGAAAACGATGAACCGGTAGTTCCTCTTTGCTTTTAGCTCCAGAAATTTCAGCTtacattcatcatgcacagcCATTCCAGATGCCGAGTTCGCCTaatccaaaattttaagtccaacatatgaaaagaaaacaggaAATATTGTGTGAATCAATAAAAGATTTCAAACCATCATCTGTAATCTCTAAATGAAACAGAAAAGCCAGGGATCACGTTTGGAGATGATTGCAACGCTTGCATTATTCTAAATGATATGTCTGTTAAAATGTTTTTAGCAGCAAAGAATTTTCTAACGTGATATGAAACAATATTGGCCCTGGAAAGTGGCACTGAATCGGTGACTTAGGCCTAATATTTGAAGCATTTTCTGAATGTGTTTGAAAGTCTAAAAAAGGCTTAGCTGAAATTGACACATCTGATTAGCTCAAGGTGGTTAGCTTGTGGCTTCTGAAATCCTAAACTCGATTTAAAAAGATTGAGAAAGAATGATAAAGTATATATGTTTAAATTCCATAGGAGATGTTCAAAGATTTGATCgtattaaattttcttaacaacattttttagTAGTGAAACcaaatactatatatattttaccaATTTGCATACATTTCCTTCAGTTCTGATTCTCTTTGCTTTGTAATTAGCACCTTCTAATTCTAAGTTTCAACAACTTGGAAAAGAAGGTGACCTCTAGGATATTTCCTATTTCTATTGAATAAAACAATGAAACGAAAATCATAACAAACAAAGTCTGTATTTCAAATATTGGAAAATCTGAATAACATGATCTTTCAAAAGATAGAAACATTGGAAAAGAAACCTTACCATTTTGTTgtccaaaaagaaacaagccttgtgagaaatgaagaggaagaagaagaaagaaagatggaAAATGGAAGAGAGAAATGTAGAATGGGGTAGGAAAGGAGGAGATCCTTAATTCAGGGGAGATATTGAGAGGCGAGACATGCGGTGGTGAGGAGAAATTTCAGGTCAAAACAAGGGTAGACACTCTCCAAGCTTCGAAGGCTAATCATGTCCACAACAACAGTTTGTGTAGATTATCAGGAAACCACGTTGCTGGTTGAATGGCCAATCTTTTTTTGgctatttttatcattttgagtaaaattttcttgtttccttTGACATTTTATCTAAGGTTTCCTGATAGAAGTTTAGGTTTTGGCTCCAGCTCTTTCTccttctatttcttttctcaacGCTTGCTACACTTACATCAAGATCGATCAAGGTCGCAGCATGCCCTCCCAATGCAACCATTTACAAACTAGAAGTTTCTTCTTTCCATCTTCTGGGTGGGGGTTGGCTTAGGCCTTACAGTCttaagtaaacaaataccaatAAAGTAAGAGTCTACATTTGATGCACTATCGATGATAATTAACCAATGAAACTACAGAAAGTTACTACAACTAATTAAGAAATCGTCAGAAAATTCCCCCAAGGACCCATCCTCACCCATCAAATAGTCTGGCAGATCAGGCTAAGCTTGCAACATAAATTGTTTAGATTGGAGAAAAGTAGGTCTCACAGACAATTATATCCTTTTGAAATTGCAGATGAGTTATTAATTACCCCAATCATCATATGAAGGGCAAAAGTAAAAGAATGCTGATGTCTTGCACAGCCAGAAATGAACTGTCTGCAATATTGATAGATCGAATTCGTCCGTTAATCAAATGATGTTAAGGGAGAATGAATAATTCCCAATGTTATTGGAAACAGGTTCAAACATtctatccaaaaaaaaaaaatgaggacCAAACATAAAAATACAATCAGAAATAGTGTTAGTGGCTTGGAAAAAAACAATCAAGTCCTTAAGAAGCAATActgaaagaggaagaaaatatatttgaaacaCTATAGAACATATTTGAAATATAGCAATCATCCGTCAGCAGAGATCATAAATACtaatcataaaattcacaGGAAGAAAATTTTCAGCCTACAAAATTTACTACTTTAGgtccttgtttcttttttgattttatcttAGCATCTTTTGCATCAGAAGCATCATTTTCTGTTGATGCAAAGTCAGCTGTAACGAAGTCATCCTCAAGATCATCCCCACTAATGAATTTTGTCACCTGCCCTGTAGGCCTTTCTCCATGTTCAAATGCTGAAATCAGGAAATGATACAAAGAATAAGGTTAACATTTCACACATAGATAAGCATACACCTTGTATTTGCACATACAGGAAGAGCAAAAACATGATGCCATTAGATGACAAGAATAGTAGACAAAAACTCCCAGCAGGTCATCTAGCTCGCCAGCATCAATTTTACTTTCATCAATCATCACAAAATAACTCGACAGATTATAGCAGGAAAGTGGCTATAGCTTTACAACTCTTTTGACcttaaactccaaattctatAGTCACTATATAATCCACACAATTATCCTAGCTATACTCCTACCAATTATTAGAATCTATGTTATATTATTCGGTATAAGTAACTGATAGGCACATGTACTAGCATGTaatgttcaatttagtcctctACCCCAA
This window encodes:
- the LOC18605566 gene encoding probable LRR receptor-like serine/threonine-protein kinase At4g36180, which produces MGKLFNLVLIVLTLCIEIAPFCSCQNSSFISCIEGERQTLLTLKQSFEDPFHRLSSWKGKNCCTWKGVSCDEINGHVVKLNLRATSRFSGETVLGKFSEESSLVAREVNSCLLELRYLEHLDLSGNDFQYSAIPHFFSLMRQLRYLNISNARFNGSVPNNLGNLTGLRVLDVSHDQGPWALRVDDVQWISNLSSLRHLGMAGVYLGEAPDFSPVLNMLPSLLSLHLSLCGLNNSHLSRHPINSTFHRIRHLDLGNNHFTCPVPIMLQNMTSLRVLDLSLNLFSCSIQSSFDNLKSLVHLNLAGNDFSSIENGLISILGNMCYLKSLDLSFNQFQGEKIGKYRNLSGCAGHDLETLDLGSGRTGGQIPDWLGIGGHIPDWLGMLKNLKYLDLSGNQLNGSIPESLGQLSNLETIDLSHNSLEGAISEVHLAALSKLKVLSISSNSLTITIKSNWVPPFQLEYIEMESCKFGTEFPQWLQTQLKAITLVLSNTSISGTLPNWIMDMNLYELDLSHNQINGTLPNFPSNLKRVDLSSNWISGSLPEIIGDMLPQLRYLILSDNLMNGPIPNSLCRIKTLVVLELSKNSLSGNIPNCWRDHHVIEVLDLSSNKLSGVIPSSIGHLDSLRWLDLSNNNLNGELPLDLKSCTSLRLLDVGENALSGNVPKWIGESFRFLTILRLRGNKLKGSIPSQLCQLSADLHILDLAENNIKGRIPHCFGNFTGMVLHGEGDIIPLEPYKYLMYWEDEHLTEVMKGRFLEYTSTLSLLVYLDLSRNKLKGQIPQELTFLTGLIGLNLSHNQLSGTIPKKIGELGMLESLDLSVNELSGVIPSSMSTLTKLSHLNVSYNNFSGQIPNGNQLQTLDDPSIYAGNPLLCGPPLLKKCLDDEPHQGNNDNGRDNPAEKMWFFIVIMSGFATGFWGVVGVLIFKKSWRHAYFLLVDRSKDWVLVHVTLKIASVRNMIKGNRTDE
- the LOC18605568 gene encoding actin-depolymerizing factor 7 isoform X1; translation: MANSASGMAVHDECKLKFLELKAKRNYRFIVFKIQDQQVVVDKVGSPQETYDDFQASLPADECRYAVFDFDFITSENCQKSKIFFIAWSPDTSKVRSKMVYASSKDRFKRELDGIQVELQATDPSEMSFDIIKGRAL